A single region of the Erythrobacter sp. HL-111 genome encodes:
- a CDS encoding serine hydrolase — protein MRTLLFAAAAAALAAPVPAIGQSAQERLDARYDRALAAGYKALMLCSAIAVAERNGTTRSPESVHEWELSGVDPALDPIIRDLPYDILRGPGGAVARVEVEWAENMPDRAATHGGRDRGCSVLPIGAVPDAGDAAVAPARDTAETATTGKAAPREETSLDGLLADAFAARYGDGRSTAVLVRRFDPDGTLAFETARYAPGFDANTPQRTWSVAKSIAATLVGAAVHAGEHAVSDPVGLDYWRAGGEGDPRNAITIDHALRMASGRYSDTLGNRTDPLYWGGTTVDERAANWPLLHEPGTVYRYANNDTLMAVKGIETWLERNPPHEFFARLGMNRTVAETDNRGNYVLSSQVWSTASDLATLGQLYLDDGVWNGERLLPEGWRDHVSDPSGPQPEGTDWGYGAGWWTFRRPEGNAFAGIPDDAFAARGNRGQYVVVVPSRKVVIVRRGEDPVGTGFDIAAFTRDVLAAIEGE, from the coding sequence ATGAGAACGCTCCTTTTCGCAGCCGCTGCCGCAGCGCTTGCTGCTCCCGTCCCCGCCATCGGCCAGAGCGCGCAGGAACGCCTCGACGCGCGGTATGACCGGGCGCTCGCGGCGGGATACAAGGCCTTGATGCTGTGCAGCGCGATCGCGGTAGCGGAGCGAAACGGCACGACGCGCAGCCCCGAGAGCGTTCACGAATGGGAGCTTTCGGGCGTCGACCCCGCGCTCGACCCGATCATCCGCGACCTGCCCTACGATATCCTTCGCGGACCGGGCGGGGCAGTTGCCCGGGTAGAGGTCGAATGGGCCGAAAATATGCCCGACCGCGCGGCGACCCATGGCGGGCGCGACAGGGGCTGTTCGGTCCTCCCGATCGGCGCAGTGCCGGATGCGGGCGATGCCGCGGTGGCACCGGCCCGCGACACGGCCGAGACCGCGACCACCGGCAAGGCCGCGCCGCGCGAGGAAACGTCGCTGGATGGCCTGCTCGCCGATGCCTTCGCCGCGCGCTATGGCGACGGGCGCAGCACGGCGGTGCTCGTGCGGCGGTTCGATCCCGACGGCACCCTCGCGTTCGAGACGGCGCGCTACGCCCCCGGCTTCGACGCGAACACTCCCCAGCGCACCTGGTCGGTCGCCAAGAGCATTGCCGCGACGCTGGTCGGCGCGGCGGTCCACGCGGGCGAACACGCGGTGAGCGATCCGGTAGGCCTCGATTACTGGCGTGCCGGGGGCGAGGGCGATCCGAGGAACGCGATCACCATCGACCATGCCCTGCGGATGGCGAGCGGGCGCTATTCGGACACACTGGGCAACCGCACCGATCCGCTCTACTGGGGCGGGACCACGGTGGACGAGCGCGCCGCAAACTGGCCCCTCCTGCATGAACCCGGCACGGTCTATCGCTACGCCAACAACGACACGCTGATGGCGGTGAAGGGGATCGAAACCTGGCTGGAGCGCAATCCGCCGCACGAATTCTTTGCGCGTCTCGGCATGAACCGCACCGTCGCCGAAACCGACAACCGCGGCAATTACGTCCTCTCCTCGCAGGTCTGGTCGACTGCGAGCGACCTCGCGACGCTCGGCCAGCTCTATCTCGATGACGGCGTGTGGAACGGCGAACGCCTGCTGCCCGAGGGATGGCGCGACCATGTCTCCGATCCGTCCGGCCCCCAGCCCGAGGGGACGGACTGGGGCTATGGCGCGGGGTGGTGGACCTTTCGCCGGCCCGAAGGAAACGCCTTCGCCGGCATCCCGGACGACGCCTTCGCCGCGCGCGGCAATCGCGGGCAGTATGTGGTCGTCGTGCCGTCCCGCAAGGTCGTGATCGTGCGGCGGGGGGAGGACCCGGTAGGAACCGGCTTCGACATCGCAGCCTTCACCCGCGACGTGCTGGCAGCGATCGAGGGCGAGTAA
- the rplQ gene encoding 50S ribosomal protein L17: MRHGISQRKLGRKTGHRKALFRNMAAALIKHEQIVTTLPKAKELRPYVEKLVTLAKRGGLSNRRLAMSRLQDETQLRKLFDVLAERYADREGGYVRIIKAGYRASDSAPLAVIEFVDRDEDARGQDSGPDMSEMDEYAEA, encoded by the coding sequence ATGCGTCACGGTATTTCGCAGCGCAAGCTCGGTCGCAAGACCGGCCACCGCAAGGCCCTGTTCCGCAACATGGCGGCCGCCCTCATCAAGCACGAGCAGATCGTCACCACGCTTCCCAAGGCGAAGGAACTGCGCCCCTATGTCGAAAAGCTGGTCACGCTCGCCAAGCGCGGCGGCCTTTCGAACCGCCGCCTCGCGATGAGCAGGCTGCAGGACGAAACCCAGCTCAGGAAGCTCTTCGACGTGCTCGCCGAACGCTATGCGGACCGCGAGGGCGGCTATGTCCGCATCATCAAGGCCGGCTACCGCGCCAGCGACAGCGCCCCGCTCGCCGTGATCGAATTCGTCGACCGCGACGAGGACGCGAGGGGCCAGGATTCCGGCCCCGACATGAGCGAAATGGACGAATACGCCGAGGCGTAG
- a CDS encoding DNA-directed RNA polymerase subunit alpha: MSVNTKNWQELKKPNALEIKEGGDKQRKTTFVAEPLERGFGLTLGNALRRVLLSSLQGAAITSIKIENVLHEFSSLAGVREDVTDIVLNVKQIALRMEGEGPKRLQLSMTGPATVKAGDIAVTGDIEVMNKDLVLCHLDEGATLNMELTADVGKGYAPAVQNRPADAPIGLIPVDSLYSPVRQVSYKVENARVGQELDYDKLSLTVETDGTVTPEDAVAYAARILQDQLTLFVHFEDGIPQPQSAMIGHAAQPQEDDANQLNRYLLKKVDELELSVRSANCLKNDNIIYIGDLVQKTEAEMLRTPNFGRKSLNEIKEVLSSMGLRLGMDIPGWPPENIEEMAKKLEQELLG; encoded by the coding sequence ATGTCCGTCAACACGAAGAACTGGCAGGAACTCAAGAAACCCAACGCTCTCGAAATCAAGGAAGGCGGCGACAAGCAGCGCAAGACCACCTTCGTCGCCGAGCCGCTCGAGCGCGGCTTCGGCCTTACCCTCGGCAATGCCCTGCGGCGCGTGCTTCTCTCCAGCCTTCAGGGTGCGGCGATCACCTCGATCAAGATCGAGAACGTGCTGCACGAATTCTCCTCGCTCGCCGGCGTGCGCGAGGACGTGACCGACATCGTGCTCAACGTGAAGCAGATCGCGCTCAGGATGGAAGGCGAGGGCCCCAAGCGCCTGCAACTCTCGATGACCGGCCCCGCCACGGTCAAGGCCGGCGACATCGCGGTGACCGGCGACATCGAGGTGATGAACAAGGACCTCGTCCTGTGCCATCTCGACGAGGGCGCGACGCTCAACATGGAACTGACCGCGGACGTGGGCAAGGGCTATGCCCCGGCGGTGCAGAACCGTCCGGCCGACGCGCCGATCGGGCTGATCCCGGTCGACTCGCTCTATTCGCCGGTGCGCCAGGTCAGCTACAAGGTCGAGAACGCCCGCGTCGGGCAGGAACTCGATTATGACAAGCTCAGCCTCACGGTCGAGACCGACGGCACCGTCACGCCCGAAGATGCCGTCGCCTATGCCGCGCGGATCCTGCAGGACCAGCTGACCCTGTTCGTCCACTTCGAGGACGGCATCCCGCAGCCGCAGTCGGCGATGATCGGCCATGCCGCCCAGCCGCAGGAAGACGATGCCAACCAATTGAACCGCTACCTGCTCAAGAAGGTGGACGAGCTCGAACTGTCGGTTCGCAGCGCCAACTGTCTCAAGAACGACAACATCATCTATATCGGCGACCTCGTCCAGAAGACCGAGGCCGAGATGCTGCGCACGCCGAATTTCGGCCGCAAGTCGCTCAACGAGATCAAGGAAGTGCTGTCCAGCATGGGCCTGCGCCTCGGCATGGACATCCCCGGCTGGCCGCCCGAGAACATCGAGGAAATGGCCAAGAAGCTTGAGCAGGAACTGCTGGGTTGA
- the rpsK gene encoding 30S ribosomal protein S11 yields MAREPGRVRRRDKKNISSGVAHINASFNNTMITITDAQGNAISWSSAGMMGFKGSRKSTPYAAQVAADDAGKKAADHGVRTLEVEVKGPGSGRESALRGLAAVGFNITSIRDVTPIPHNGVRPSKRRRV; encoded by the coding sequence ATGGCACGCGAACCCGGCCGAGTGAGGCGCCGCGACAAGAAGAACATTTCTTCGGGCGTCGCGCATATCAACGCCAGCTTCAACAACACCATGATCACCATCACCGACGCGCAGGGCAATGCGATCAGCTGGTCTTCGGCCGGCATGATGGGCTTCAAGGGCAGCCGCAAGTCGACGCCCTATGCCGCCCAGGTCGCCGCCGACGACGCCGGCAAGAAGGCCGCCGACCACGGCGTCCGCACGCTCGAGGTCGAGGTCAAGGGCCCCGGCTCGGGCCGCGAAAGCGCGCTGCGCGGCCTTGCTGCGGTCGGTTTCAACATCACTTCGATCCGCGACGTGACGCCCATCCCGCACAATGGCGTGCGCCCGTCCAAGCGTCGCCGCGTCTGA
- the rpsM gene encoding 30S ribosomal protein S13 has translation MARIAGVNIPTNKRVIIALTYIHGIGRTTAVEIADKLGIAHSARVQDLTDEEVLRIRETIDSDYTVEGDLRRQTAMNIKRLMDLRSYRGLRHRNQLPVRGQRTHTNARTRKGKAKPIAGKKK, from the coding sequence GTGGCTCGTATTGCCGGGGTAAACATCCCCACCAACAAGCGCGTGATCATCGCGCTCACCTACATCCACGGAATCGGCCGCACCACGGCGGTCGAGATCGCCGACAAGCTGGGCATCGCCCACAGCGCGCGCGTGCAGGACCTCACCGACGAGGAAGTGCTGCGTATCCGCGAAACGATCGATTCGGATTACACCGTCGAGGGTGACCTGCGCCGCCAGACCGCGATGAACATCAAGCGGCTGATGGACCTGCGCTCCTATCGGGGGCTGAGGCACCGCAACCAGCTGCCCGTCCGCGGTCAGCGCACCCACACCAACGCCCGCACCCGCAAGGGCAAGGCGAAGCCCATCGCCGGGAAGAAGAAGTAA
- a CDS encoding SRPBCC family protein, producing MTRFPIRAAHWAAALALAAGAAPLAAEVERMDDNSFLTRDEAVVAADPKEVWLALISPARWWRSEHTWSGEAANLRLTPQAGGCFCETIPEVDEPGRFTLEGSVEHMRVIQAFPERALVMRGSLGPLQPEPVVGVLSIALTEVEAGTRIVWTYNVGGFMRFEVPVIARAVDGVMSQQLAGLAELLGEVDAPAADGEAAEEPAAIEPEPVIEEPPRRTHPQRRGSLRRPFGRRRGLSPRSRLRVPAFDWTDEAV from the coding sequence ATGACCCGTTTCCCGATCCGCGCGGCGCATTGGGCTGCCGCCTTGGCCTTGGCGGCGGGTGCGGCGCCGCTGGCGGCCGAAGTCGAGCGGATGGACGACAACAGCTTCCTTACGCGCGACGAAGCGGTCGTCGCGGCGGACCCGAAGGAAGTCTGGCTCGCCCTCATCAGCCCGGCGCGGTGGTGGCGGTCGGAGCACACCTGGTCGGGCGAAGCGGCCAACCTGCGGCTCACCCCGCAGGCCGGCGGGTGCTTCTGCGAAACGATCCCCGAAGTCGACGAGCCGGGCCGCTTCACGCTCGAGGGCAGCGTCGAGCACATGCGCGTGATCCAGGCTTTTCCCGAACGCGCGCTGGTGATGCGCGGCTCGCTCGGCCCGCTCCAGCCCGAGCCGGTGGTCGGCGTCCTCTCGATCGCGCTGACCGAGGTCGAGGCGGGCACGCGCATCGTGTGGACCTATAATGTCGGCGGGTTCATGCGCTTCGAAGTGCCGGTCATCGCGCGCGCGGTCGACGGGGTGATGAGCCAGCAGCTCGCCGGGCTTGCCGAACTGCTGGGCGAGGTGGACGCGCCCGCTGCGGACGGCGAAGCCGCGGAGGAACCGGCGGCGATCGAACCCGAGCCGGTGATCGAGGAACCCCCCCGCAGAACGCACCCCCAGCGTCGAGGAAGCCTTCGGCGACCTTTCGGGCGAAGAAGAGGATTGAGCCCCCGCTCCCGTTTGCGCGTCCCGGCCTTTGACTGGACCGACGAAGCGGTGTAA
- a CDS encoding adenylate kinase: MNIILLGPPGAGKGTQSKGLVERHAMVQLSTGDMLRETRKADTELGRKVADIMDSGGLVSDDIVSAMIDAKLADMGKDEGAIFDGYPRTAAQADQLDDILARHGRALDRVIELEVDEDALVERITGRFSCANCGTLYHDTANPPKVEGVCDSCGSTEFKRRPDDNEETVRNRMAEYRAKTAPILPGYEARGIVTRVDGMAGIDEVAAAIDRLLA; the protein is encoded by the coding sequence GTGAACATCATTCTTCTGGGGCCTCCCGGAGCGGGGAAGGGGACGCAGTCCAAGGGCCTGGTCGAGCGCCATGCGATGGTCCAGCTGTCGACCGGGGACATGCTGCGCGAAACCCGCAAGGCCGATACCGAACTCGGCCGCAAGGTCGCCGACATCATGGATTCGGGCGGGCTTGTCTCCGACGACATCGTCTCCGCCATGATCGATGCCAAGCTCGCCGACATGGGCAAGGACGAAGGCGCGATCTTCGACGGCTACCCGCGCACCGCGGCGCAGGCCGACCAGCTCGACGATATCCTCGCCAGGCACGGCCGCGCGCTCGACCGCGTGATCGAGCTCGAGGTGGACGAGGATGCGCTGGTCGAACGCATCACCGGCCGGTTTTCCTGCGCCAATTGCGGGACGCTCTACCACGACACCGCGAACCCTCCGAAGGTCGAGGGCGTGTGCGATTCCTGCGGCTCGACCGAGTTCAAGCGCCGGCCCGACGACAACGAGGAAACCGTCCGCAACCGCATGGCCGAATACCGCGCCAAGACCGCGCCGATCCTCCCGGGCTACGAAGCGCGCGGCATCGTCACGCGGGTCGACGGCATGGCCGGGATCGACGAGGTCGCCGCCGCGATCGACCGGCTGCTCGCCTGA
- the secY gene encoding preprotein translocase subunit SecY encodes MASRADNIASNLNFGNFAKATELRQRIWFTIGALIVFRFLSFVPLPGVNPSALRDLAEMGRGGVLDLFNTFSGGSLERMSLIALGVMPYITASIVVQMASALHPTLSALKKEGASGRQKLNQYTRYGTVFLCAIQGYFLAVGLEGFASQQGIGAVVEPGYMFRVGAVISLVGGTMFLLWLGEQITSRGIGNGVSLIIMAGIVAQFPTFAANLFEGGRTGAISATIIVMFVVMVVGLILLISFVERAQRRLLIQYPKRATQQGVMQADRSHLPLKLNTAGVIPPIFASSLLLLPLTISQFAGNSVDTDGGLGNVIVTLNQYLQPGAPIYMVLYGAGIIFFCFFYTAVVFNPEEQAENLKKAGGFIPGIRPGKRTADYLEYVLTRITVVGAIYLALVCMVPEWMIRQTGIPLFLGGTSLLIVVNVTVDTISQIQSHLIAHQYGDLIKKAKLKGRMR; translated from the coding sequence ATGGCTTCACGCGCCGACAACATCGCCAGCAACCTCAACTTCGGCAATTTCGCCAAGGCGACCGAGCTGCGCCAGCGGATCTGGTTCACCATCGGCGCGCTGATCGTCTTCCGCTTTCTCAGCTTCGTCCCGCTGCCGGGGGTCAACCCGTCGGCGCTGCGCGACCTTGCCGAGATGGGCCGGGGCGGGGTGCTCGACCTGTTCAACACCTTCTCGGGCGGCAGCCTCGAACGGATGAGCCTCATCGCGCTGGGCGTCATGCCCTACATCACCGCCTCGATCGTGGTGCAGATGGCCTCCGCGCTCCACCCGACGCTGTCCGCGCTGAAGAAGGAAGGCGCGAGCGGGCGGCAGAAACTGAACCAGTACACCCGTTACGGCACGGTCTTCCTGTGCGCGATCCAGGGCTATTTCCTCGCCGTCGGGCTCGAAGGCTTCGCGTCGCAGCAGGGCATCGGCGCGGTCGTCGAGCCGGGCTACATGTTCCGCGTCGGCGCGGTCATCAGTCTGGTGGGCGGGACGATGTTCCTCCTCTGGCTGGGCGAGCAGATCACCAGCCGCGGGATCGGCAACGGCGTTTCGCTGATCATCATGGCGGGCATCGTCGCCCAGTTCCCTACCTTTGCCGCCAACCTGTTCGAAGGCGGGCGCACCGGTGCGATCTCGGCGACGATCATCGTCATGTTCGTCGTCATGGTCGTCGGGCTGATCCTCCTCATTTCCTTCGTCGAGCGGGCGCAGCGACGGCTGCTGATCCAGTATCCCAAGCGCGCGACCCAGCAGGGCGTGATGCAGGCGGATCGTTCGCACCTTCCGCTGAAGCTCAACACCGCGGGCGTGATCCCGCCGATCTTCGCAAGCTCGCTGCTGCTCCTGCCGCTCACCATCTCGCAGTTCGCCGGCAATTCGGTCGACACCGATGGCGGTCTGGGCAACGTGATCGTGACGCTGAACCAGTATCTCCAGCCGGGCGCGCCGATCTACATGGTGCTTTACGGCGCGGGCATCATCTTCTTCTGCTTCTTCTACACCGCGGTCGTGTTCAACCCGGAGGAGCAGGCCGAGAACCTCAAGAAGGCGGGCGGTTTCATCCCCGGCATCCGCCCGGGCAAGCGGACGGCGGACTATCTCGAATATGTCCTCACCCGCATCACCGTCGTCGGGGCGATCTATCTCGCGCTCGTGTGCATGGTGCCCGAATGGATGATCCGCCAGACCGGCATTCCCTTGTTCCTGGGCGGCACCAGCCTGCTGATCGTCGTCAACGTGACGGTCGACACGATCAGCCAGATCCAGTCGCACCTGATCGCGCATCAGTACGGCGACCTTATCAAGAAGGCCAAGTTGAAAGGCCGGATGCGCTGA
- the rplO gene encoding 50S ribosomal protein L15, protein MKLNDIRDNEGARKGRVRKGRGIGSGKGKTAARGQKGQKSRSGVAIKGFEGGQMPLHMRLPKRGFNNPFGKDYAEVNIGMVQKMIDAGKLDAGNDITEEALRACGLARGGKDGVRLLGKGELSASAKFVVTGATKGAVAAVEKAGGSVEVTAPTNAELKAAKQERASARGK, encoded by the coding sequence ATGAAACTCAACGACATCCGTGACAACGAAGGCGCCCGCAAGGGCCGCGTCCGCAAGGGCCGGGGCATCGGCTCGGGCAAGGGCAAGACCGCCGCGCGCGGCCAGAAGGGCCAGAAGAGCCGTTCGGGCGTCGCGATCAAGGGCTTCGAAGGCGGCCAGATGCCGCTTCACATGCGCCTGCCCAAGCGCGGGTTCAACAACCCCTTCGGCAAGGACTACGCCGAGGTGAACATCGGCATGGTCCAGAAGATGATCGACGCCGGCAAGCTCGACGCGGGCAATGACATCACCGAAGAAGCCCTGCGTGCCTGCGGTCTCGCCCGGGGCGGGAAGGACGGCGTGCGCCTGCTCGGCAAGGGCGAGCTTTCGGCGAGCGCGAAGTTCGTCGTCACCGGGGCGACCAAGGGCGCGGTTGCGGCGGTCGAAAAGGCCGGCGGCAGCGTCGAGGTGACCGCCCCGACCAACGCCGAACTCAAGGCCGCGAAGCAGGAACGCGCGTCGGCACGCGGCAAATAA
- the rpmD gene encoding 50S ribosomal protein L30, whose protein sequence is MATIKIKQVGSPIRRPESQRKVLIGLGLGKMHKVVEREDTPEIRGMVAKIPHLVEIVD, encoded by the coding sequence ATGGCTACCATCAAGATCAAGCAGGTGGGCTCACCTATCCGCCGCCCCGAAAGCCAGCGCAAGGTGCTGATCGGGCTCGGTCTGGGCAAGATGCACAAGGTCGTCGAGCGCGAGGACACCCCGGAAATCCGGGGCATGGTCGCCAAGATCCCGCATCTGGTCGAGATCGTCGACTGA
- the rpsE gene encoding 30S ribosomal protein S5 produces the protein MMAENNENTQNTEAAENAAAETPTPQAPDAQAEAKAETPSEAADNQSPSQEPSAQPTEEPRQGRGGRGGRGGGGRDGGGDRGRGRGRGGRDGGRGGRREEEDDGIIEKLVHINRVSKTVKGGKRFGFAALVVVGDGQGRVGFGHGKAREVPEAITKATAAARKKMIRVPLKEGRTLHHDGKGHFGAGKVTVRTAPPGTGIIAGGPMRAVFESLGVADVVTKSVGTSNPYNMIRATFDALQDQTSPKSVAQRRGKKVADLLGRGGASEAEAEADAAALTE, from the coding sequence ATGATGGCCGAGAACAACGAAAACACCCAGAACACCGAAGCGGCCGAGAACGCCGCTGCGGAAACCCCGACGCCCCAGGCTCCCGACGCTCAGGCCGAAGCCAAGGCCGAGACGCCTTCGGAAGCGGCCGACAACCAGTCGCCTTCGCAGGAGCCGAGCGCGCAGCCGACCGAAGAGCCCCGTCAGGGCCGTGGCGGTCGTGGCGGGCGCGGCGGCGGCGGTCGTGACGGCGGCGGCGATCGCGGCCGCGGCCGTGGGCGCGGCGGTCGTGACGGCGGCCGTGGCGGCCGGCGCGAGGAAGAGGACGACGGCATCATCGAGAAGCTCGTCCACATCAACCGCGTTTCCAAGACGGTGAAGGGCGGCAAGCGCTTCGGCTTCGCGGCGCTCGTGGTGGTCGGCGACGGCCAGGGCCGGGTCGGCTTCGGCCACGGCAAGGCCCGCGAAGTGCCCGAGGCCATCACCAAGGCGACCGCCGCCGCGCGCAAGAAGATGATCCGCGTCCCCCTCAAGGAAGGTCGCACGCTGCACCATGACGGCAAGGGTCACTTCGGCGCGGGCAAGGTCACCGTCCGCACCGCGCCTCCCGGCACCGGCATCATCGCCGGCGGCCCGATGCGCGCCGTGTTCGAGAGTCTCGGCGTCGCCGACGTCGTGACGAAGTCGGTCGGGACCTCGAACCCCTACAACATGATCCGCGCCACCTTCGACGCGCTGCAGGACCAGACTTCGCCGAAGTCGGTCGCCCAGCGGCGCGGCAAGAAGGTCGCCGACCTCCTGGGTCGCGGCGGCGCGAGCGAGGCCGAGGCGGAAGCCGACGCCGCGGCCCTGACCGAATAA
- the rplR gene encoding 50S ribosomal protein L18: MAKLSLFERRRMRVRTALRKRSGDKPRLSVHRTGRHIYAQIIDDAEGRTLAAASTLGVEGSGANVEAASKVGKDIAEAARKAGVTTVVFDRGGFLYHGRVKALADAAREGGLEF; the protein is encoded by the coding sequence ATGGCAAAGCTTTCCCTTTTCGAACGCCGCCGCATGCGGGTGCGGACCGCGCTCCGCAAGCGCTCGGGCGACAAGCCGCGCCTTTCGGTCCACCGCACCGGCAGGCACATCTACGCGCAGATCATCGACGACGCCGAGGGCCGGACCCTCGCGGCCGCCTCGACGCTCGGCGTGGAAGGCAGCGGCGCGAATGTCGAAGCCGCGAGCAAGGTCGGCAAGGACATCGCCGAGGCCGCCAGGAAGGCGGGCGTGACGACTGTCGTGTTCGATCGCGGCGGGTTCCTCTACCATGGCCGCGTCAAGGCGCTGGCCGATGCCGCCCGCGAAGGCGGGCTGGAGTTCTGA
- the rplF gene encoding 50S ribosomal protein L6, giving the protein MSRIGKKPVTIPSGVTANIDNGLLSVKGPKGTLQMGLSDLVEYKLEDGSISVAPANDSQKARAYWGMQRTLVSNLVEGVTDGFTKVLEISGVGYRANAQGRTLKLQLGFSHDVDLPVPEGLEVKTPDQTTVEISGIDKQAVGQFAAEIRELRKPEPYKGKGIKYRGEYIFRKEGKKK; this is encoded by the coding sequence ATGAGCCGCATCGGCAAGAAGCCGGTGACGATCCCTTCGGGCGTCACCGCGAATATCGACAACGGCCTGCTCAGCGTGAAGGGTCCCAAGGGCACCCTCCAGATGGGCCTGTCCGACCTCGTCGAATACAAGCTCGAGGACGGCTCGATCTCGGTCGCCCCGGCCAATGACAGCCAGAAGGCCCGTGCCTATTGGGGTATGCAGCGCACGCTGGTCTCGAACCTCGTCGAGGGCGTCACCGACGGCTTCACCAAGGTGCTCGAGATCTCGGGCGTCGGCTACCGCGCCAACGCGCAGGGCCGCACGCTCAAGCTGCAGCTCGGCTTCAGCCACGATGTCGATCTTCCCGTGCCCGAAGGGCTCGAGGTGAAGACTCCCGACCAGACCACGGTCGAGATTTCCGGCATCGACAAGCAGGCCGTCGGCCAGTTCGCCGCCGAGATCCGCGAGCTTCGCAAGCCCGAACCCTACAAGGGCAAGGGCATCAAGTATCGCGGCGAGTACATCTTCCGCAAGGAAGGGAAGAAGAAGTAA
- the rpsH gene encoding 30S ribosomal protein S8, producing the protein MAMTDPLGDMLTRIRNGQQAKKDSVLSPASKLRANVLEVLMREGYIRGYSEDESGKHKALRIELKYFEGEPAIKHVARVSKPGRRIYSGCKELPTVRNGLGITIVSTPRGVLSDAEARANNVGGEVLAEVF; encoded by the coding sequence ATGGCTATGACCGATCCCCTGGGTGACATGCTCACCCGCATCCGCAACGGCCAGCAGGCGAAGAAGGACTCCGTCCTCAGCCCTGCGTCCAAGCTGCGCGCGAACGTGCTCGAGGTCCTCATGCGCGAAGGCTACATCCGTGGCTATTCCGAGGACGAGAGCGGCAAGCACAAGGCGCTGCGGATCGAACTCAAGTATTTCGAAGGCGAGCCGGCGATCAAGCACGTCGCGCGCGTCTCGAAGCCCGGCCGGCGCATCTATTCGGGCTGCAAGGAACTGCCCACGGTCCGCAACGGGCTTGGCATCACCATCGTCTCGACCCCGCGCGGCGTGCTCTCGGATGCCGAGGCCCGCGCGAACAATGTCGGCGGCGAAGTGCTGGCGGAGGTGTTCTGA
- the rpsN gene encoding 30S ribosomal protein S14, whose product MAKLSSINKNERRKKLVKKYAAKYEKLKAIANDESLDETERLMARLKMAEIPRNANPTRVRNRCATTGRPRGYYRKFGINRIELRQLGNRGMIPGLTKSSW is encoded by the coding sequence ATGGCGAAACTGAGTTCGATCAACAAGAACGAGCGTCGCAAGAAGCTCGTGAAGAAGTATGCGGCCAAGTACGAGAAGCTGAAGGCGATCGCGAACGACGAGAGCCTGGATGAGACCGAGCGTCTCATGGCGCGGCTCAAGATGGCCGAGATCCCGCGCAACGCGAACCCGACCCGGGTGCGCAACCGCTGCGCCACCACCGGCCGCCCGCGCGGCTATTACCGCAAGTTCGGCATCAACCGCATCGAACTGCGTCAGCTTGGCAACCGGGGCATGATCCCGGGCCTGACCAAGTCGAGCTGGTGA
- the rplE gene encoding 50S ribosomal protein L5: MADYTPRMKARYDEEIVKAMTEKFGYKNRLEVPKLEKITLNMGVGEASQDKKKVQTAAEEMALIAGQKPVITKAKKSIAQFKLREGMPIGCKVTLRRERMYEFLDRLVTVAMPRIRDFRGLNARSFDGRGNYAMGLKEQIVFPEISYDKIDKVRGMDIIVTTTAKTDEEARELLRLFGFPFQGEAPSAKTAEQKEAA; encoded by the coding sequence ATGGCTGATTACACGCCCCGGATGAAGGCCCGCTACGACGAGGAAATCGTCAAGGCGATGACCGAGAAGTTCGGCTACAAGAACCGGCTCGAAGTTCCCAAGCTGGAGAAGATCACGCTCAACATGGGCGTGGGCGAGGCGAGCCAGGACAAGAAGAAGGTCCAGACCGCCGCCGAGGAAATGGCGCTGATCGCCGGCCAGAAGCCGGTCATCACCAAGGCCAAGAAGTCGATCGCCCAGTTCAAGCTGCGCGAAGGCATGCCGATCGGCTGCAAGGTCACCCTGCGCCGCGAACGCATGTACGAGTTCCTCGATCGCCTGGTGACCGTCGCCATGCCGCGCATCCGCGACTTCCGCGGGCTGAACGCGCGTTCGTTCGATGGTCGCGGCAACTACGCGATGGGTCTCAAGGAACAGATCGTGTTCCCCGAGATCAGCTACGACAAGATCGACAAGGTGCGGGGGATGGACATCATCGTGACCACCACCGCCAAGACCGACGAAGAGGCGCGCGAGCTGCTGCGCCTGTTCGGCTTCCCCTTCCAGGGCGAGGCCCCGAGCGCAAAAACCGCCGAACAGAAGGAAGCGGCGTGA